A part of Setaria viridis chromosome 8, Setaria_viridis_v4.0, whole genome shotgun sequence genomic DNA contains:
- the LOC117833108 gene encoding heavy metal-associated isoprenylated plant protein 27: protein MGIVDVVSEYCSLPRTRRHLKKRKQFQTVEMKVLIDCDGCERKVRKALEGMKGVSSVDVAARQHKVTVTGYVDAGKVMRRVAYKTGKRVEPWPYVPYDVVAHPYAPGAYDKKAPPGYVRNVVSDPTAAPLARASSTEVRYTGAFSDENPNACAVM from the exons atgGGCATCGTCGACGTCGTCTCCGAGTACTGCTCCTTACCCAGGACCCGCCGCCACCTCAAGAAGCGGAAGCAGTTCCAG ACGGTGGAGATGAAGGTGCTGATCGACTGCGACGGCTGCGAGCGAAAGGTCCGGAAAGCCCTGGAGGGCATGAAGGGCGTGAGCTCCGTGGAcgtggcggcgcggcagcaCAAGGTGACGGTGACGGGCTACGTCGACGCCGGCAAGGTCATGCGCCGGGTCGCCTACAAGACGGGCAAGCGCGTGGAGCCGTGGCCGTACGTGCCCTACGACGTGGTGGCGCACCCCTACGCCCCCGGGGCCTACGACAAGAAGGCGCCGCCAGGGTACGTCCGCAACGTCGTCTCCGaccccaccgccgcgccgctggCGAGGGCGTCGTCGACGGAGGTCAGGTACACCGGCGCGTTCAGCGACGAGAACCCAAACGCCTGCGCCGTCATGTGA